From the Desulfobulbaceae bacterium genome, the window AAGAGACAGCTTCTCGGACGAAAAGAGCCCATTGGCATACAGTGCCGCACGTAAGCGCATAGCTAAACTGTAGAACGGTGCCAATAGCTTCCCGAAGGTAAAGCAAATTTTCAAGCTATCAGGAGACATGGTTTTCTACTATTTGCTGGATTAAGTCGGCATATTTTCGAGCAGCACCCCGATGCGACATAACAAATTTTGAGGCATTGCTACCCATTTTAACACAGAGTTGCGGATCAGCACAGAGCTGGCCAATCGTTTCACCAAAATCCTTCGGGGTTGTCTGTCTGGCCGCCCCTGCCCTCAAAAGACCTTGACTGGCCTCCTTAAAATCTGCCATGTATGGCCCATAAACAACCGGCTTTCCCCAATAGGCAGGTTCCAAGGGATTATGCCCTCGTTCATCAACCAGACTTCCCCCGACAAAGGCGATATCAGCATAACTATACAGATAGACCAGCTCACCCAAGGTGTTTAGAATAATTACTTGGGTCAAATCAGTTAGTTCGTCTGTTTCAAGAGCCGCATCAAAACCCGAGGCAACCGCCATCTCATAAACTTTCCTGGACCGTTCAATGTTTCGAGGTGCAATTACCAGTAATAAATTTCCTCTGGTTTTGCGCAACCGGTCAAAGGATTCGAGAATAATCCGCTCTTCGCCATCATGGGTACTCCCCGCCACTACCACGTACCTTCCTCTGAAACAGTTTGTCATGCGGGTCAGATCTGGAGCATCCTCAATTTTCAGCTCTAAATCAAATTTCAGGTTGCCGTAACTTGTAATTTTTTGAGAGGCAATCCCCAACTGCCGAAGTTGCAGGCGACCGCTGTCCATCTGCATGGAGAGCGCCGCAAATGAATCAAAAAAAGAGGAAAAAAGAGGCTTTAACAACTTGTATCTGGCAAATGATTTCTGAGCAATACGGCCATTAACCAGAACATAAGGGACACCATCTCTCTGCAATTGCCAGATAATATTGGGCCAGAAATCGGTCTCGACAAGCACAAAAATATCAGGCTTCACTTTCTTAACAAAACGTTGAACCGTAAAAAAGAGATCGAATGGAAACGGGATAAATTGATCAACAACAGTAGAAATCTCCTTTGCCATCAGTTGCCCCCCCTGAGTAACAGACGAAAACAGCAGCTCACATTCGGGCATTTTCTGGCGCAATGCCTTGACAAGAGGTTTAGCGGAGGTCACTTCTCCAACAGATAAGGCATGAATCCAAATCCGAGGTCGGCCCGACTTTTTAGCGGGAATCTGAAGATCTATCCCCAGGCGCTGCGGGATACGTTCCTTGTATTTTGATGAGAATAGTGCCATCAAGGCAAGCAATGGCAGGAAAAAAATCAGCGTCACCAGCTGCAATATGTTATATAAGGAGCGCATTAAAGTGATCTTAAATTTGTGGTGTCAGGTTCCCGACTCGATAAACAAACATTTTCAGCCTTTCACCTTTTATTTCTCTAACTGTTTTATTCGAAGAGACCAACGTCCCAACTCGCAAACATGAATATTCTACTTATCCATAAAGCAGAGATAGTCAATGATCGTATTATCATAACCGGCGACAAGTTGAAGCACCTGCGCAAAATCCTTAAAGTACAGATCGGTGACACTGTTAAAATCGGTATCATCAATGAAAAAATCGGTTCAGGAACGGTCGAAGCCCTTTCAAAAGAAGGCGCCCTGCTTCACGTACAGGTAGAAAAGCCCCCCCCAGAACGGCTCCCCGTCCATCTGATCCTGGCAATTCCCCGACCAATCATGTTAAAACGTGTGCTGGCCCAGGCTGCCTCCATGGGCATTGAGCAAATTTCACTCCTGCGCTCAAAACGCGTCGAAAAAAGTTTTCTCGACTCGTCTATTATTGAGCAGGATAACTACACCCCTTTCCTGCTCAAAGGCATTGAACAATCGGTGGATACACGAACTCCCGAGGTGCAGATTCACCGCAGGTTCAAATCCTTCATAGAGCAGATAGCAGCAGACAGCAGTTCCAGAAACCTGAGACTTATTGCCCATCCCCACGGCACTGCCTATTTACGAGATACCAAAACAGAAGGCCCAGAACAGCGGATCGATATAGCCATTGGCCCGGAAGGCGGTTGGATCGACTACGAAGTTGAACAGTTCACCAACCTTGGCTTCATACCATTTACAATGGGGGCGCGAATCCTTAGAGTCGACACCGCTGTTCCAGCTATACTTTCTCAGCTTGAACTTTTACGCCAGCAGTCCCATTTTAAAAACAGTTGAAGACAACGGTCAACAATCGACCCTGCCGCTATCAGTGATCAGGGCCGGACTCGCCCAACAACCTTCGCCACCAATGTTGTCAGTTCCGGCAGTCTGGTCAGATACAAAACGCCTCCATAGACTCCGGCACCAGAACATACCAAAAAGATAAGCCCGCCGATTTCTGTAAAAAAGCCACGCTCACTTTGCGCCATAAGGTCTTTAAAAAACCGCAACCAAACCCACATGACACCAGTAGCAAAAACCACCTTCAAAAAACCTTTTACCAGATAGGAAAGAGAGTAACCGGACAGCTTTCGATACAAGACCACACTTAACAAAACAAAATTACCAAACATGGCACAGGAAGTAGAAAGTGCTATCGCCTTGTGCTGCATCCCGTCAATGGTAAGCAGAATAATTAAGATATTGGTTCCCACAGCCAGAAAACTAGCAACTACCGGGAATTTGGTGTCATTGAGTGCATAAAACACCGGCACAGTAATCTTAACTGAAGCGTAGGCGAAAAGGCCCAAGACGTAAAAACGTAAGGCCTCAGCGGTACGAACAGTATCAAACATACTGAACTGCCCGTGCTCGAAAATTATTTTTACAATCATCTCCGACAGTAAGAAAAGCCCGGCAGTTGCAGGAATTGTCAGACAAAATGCCATTGTCAAAGCTGAGACATAGGTCTCACGAATTCCGGTGAAGTTCTTTTGCGCGGCATACCGTGAAATAACAGGCATAGTGGCAATTGAAACGGCAACCCCGAAAACACCAATGGGAAACTGCACTAATCGAAAGGCATAGTTTAACCAGGAGACACTGCCCTCAACACAAGACGAGGCAAAGTTAGTATTCACAAAAATATTAATCTGAGTGGCACCTAATCCTATAATCGCCGGAATCATCAACATAAACACGCGGCGGAGGCCAGGATCACGGAGATCAACCTGTGGCTTAAAGCGAAATCCTGTTTTTAACAGGGTTGGAAACTGCCCGGACATCTGCAGAAAACCACCGATCAGGGTACCAATTGCCATTCCGACAATCGCCGGATAACCAAATTTGGGTAAAATTATGGCCAGCGATACCCCACCAACAATCGACCCCAGGTTAAAGAAACTCGATGATATGGAGGGCACAAAAAAACGTCCCTTACTGTTGAGAATCCCCATAACAACGGCAGCAATTGAGACAAAAACCAAAAAAGGAAACATGATAACGGTCAGCTTCCTGGTTAGCTCGGCCTTGCCGGTAATCAGTGCAAAATCAGGTGCAATCAGAGTTACTAACGGGCCCGCAAAGACAATCCCCAAAAGAGTGATCAAACTTACCAGTATGGCTATCGCCGAAAGTACATTGTTGGCCAGCTGCCAGGTCGCCTTCTTGCCCTTATTGGTGTCGTAATCAGAAAAGACTGCCACAAATGCGGCACTCAAGGCGCCTTCACCAAACAGGTCTCTCAGCAGGTTAGGTATCCGAAAGGCTACGACAAATGAATCATAGGCCATCCCTGCCCCAAACAGAGTTGCCATCACCTGCTCGCGCACCAGGCCCAGCACCCTGCTGCACATCACCGCGATGCCAACCAGCCCTGCAGACTTTGCAATCTTCCCGGTACTATCAGAGGGTTTT encodes:
- the murJ gene encoding murein biosynthesis integral membrane protein MurJ; translated protein: MKKPSDSTGKIAKSAGLVGIAVMCSRVLGLVREQVMATLFGAGMAYDSFVVAFRIPNLLRDLFGEGALSAAFVAVFSDYDTNKGKKATWQLANNVLSAIAILVSLITLLGIVFAGPLVTLIAPDFALITGKAELTRKLTVIMFPFLVFVSIAAVVMGILNSKGRFFVPSISSSFFNLGSIVGGVSLAIILPKFGYPAIVGMAIGTLIGGFLQMSGQFPTLLKTGFRFKPQVDLRDPGLRRVFMLMIPAIIGLGATQINIFVNTNFASSCVEGSVSWLNYAFRLVQFPIGVFGVAVSIATMPVISRYAAQKNFTGIRETYVSALTMAFCLTIPATAGLFLLSEMIVKIIFEHGQFSMFDTVRTAEALRFYVLGLFAYASVKITVPVFYALNDTKFPVVASFLAVGTNILIILLTIDGMQHKAIALSTSCAMFGNFVLLSVVLYRKLSGYSLSYLVKGFLKVVFATGVMWVWLRFFKDLMAQSERGFFTEIGGLIFLVCSGAGVYGGVLYLTRLPELTTLVAKVVGRVRP
- a CDS encoding 16S rRNA (uracil(1498)-N(3))-methyltransferase, translating into MNILLIHKAEIVNDRIIITGDKLKHLRKILKVQIGDTVKIGIINEKIGSGTVEALSKEGALLHVQVEKPPPERLPVHLILAIPRPIMLKRVLAQAASMGIEQISLLRSKRVEKSFLDSSIIEQDNYTPFLLKGIEQSVDTRTPEVQIHRRFKSFIEQIAADSSSRNLRLIAHPHGTAYLRDTKTEGPEQRIDIAIGPEGGWIDYEVEQFTNLGFIPFTMGARILRVDTAVPAILSQLELLRQQSHFKNS
- a CDS encoding 3-deoxy-D-manno-octulosonic acid transferase; translation: MRSLYNILQLVTLIFFLPLLALMALFSSKYKERIPQRLGIDLQIPAKKSGRPRIWIHALSVGEVTSAKPLVKALRQKMPECELLFSSVTQGGQLMAKEISTVVDQFIPFPFDLFFTVQRFVKKVKPDIFVLVETDFWPNIIWQLQRDGVPYVLVNGRIAQKSFARYKLLKPLFSSFFDSFAALSMQMDSGRLQLRQLGIASQKITSYGNLKFDLELKIEDAPDLTRMTNCFRGRYVVVAGSTHDGEERIILESFDRLRKTRGNLLLVIAPRNIERSRKVYEMAVASGFDAALETDELTDLTQVIILNTLGELVYLYSYADIAFVGGSLVDERGHNPLEPAYWGKPVVYGPYMADFKEASQGLLRAGAARQTTPKDFGETIGQLCADPQLCVKMGSNASKFVMSHRGAARKYADLIQQIVENHVS